The Halomicronema hongdechloris C2206 genome includes a window with the following:
- a CDS encoding DUF433 domain-containing protein, protein MIQTTEYIYVVQDDEILHGEPIIQGTRTPVRAIVETWRMGIIPEEIPKGLPHLTLSQVFGALTYYSDHQDEINQFIEKNRIPGELIDPLVRDV, encoded by the coding sequence ATGATTCAAACAACGGAATATATTTATGTTGTTCAGGATGATGAGATCCTCCACGGAGAGCCTATTATCCAGGGAACTCGTACACCTGTTAGGGCAATTGTTGAAACCTGGCGCATGGGTATTATCCCCGAGGAAATCCCCAAAGGACTGCCACACCTAACCTTAAGTCAGGTCTTTGGAGCCTTAACTTACTACAGCGACCATCAAGATGAAATTAATCAATTTATTGAAAAAAATCGCATTCCTGGCGAATTAATTGATCCATTAGTTAGGGATGTGTGA
- a CDS encoding DUF5615 family PIN-like protein encodes MSSIFVCLYLDEDVNVLVADLLQARGFDVITVRDAEQLHATDAEQLAYAVSQGRTLVTHNRTDFEELVQSYFDSGRMHYGVIFAVRRSPQEIAQRLLIILNQVTSDEMQNQVRYI; translated from the coding sequence GTGAGCAGCATATTTGTCTGTCTGTATTTAGATGAAGATGTCAACGTATTGGTGGCCGACTTGCTACAAGCAAGGGGATTTGACGTCATTACTGTACGAGATGCGGAACAACTTCATGCAACCGATGCAGAGCAACTTGCCTATGCTGTGAGTCAAGGCAGGACTCTGGTTACTCACAATAGAACTGACTTCGAAGAACTTGTGCAGAGTTACTTTGATTCAGGTCGTATGCACTATGGAGTTATTTTTGCTGTGCGTCGTTCTCCTCAAGAGATTGCACAAAGGTTGCTCATTATTCTCAATCAAGTCACCTCAGATGAAATGCAAAATCAGGTTCGGTATATTTAG
- a CDS encoding nucleotidyltransferase domain-containing protein, producing MPTPNSPAIDQTLLTNIVQRLRSAGAPLKVVLFGSQARGDTHIESDLDLLVVEESELPRHQRSPRYYKALAGIFPSKDITVWTPAEIQAWSAVPNAFVTTALREGKILYEKPA from the coding sequence ATGCCCACCCCTAACTCTCCAGCTATTGATCAAACCCTGCTGACGAACATTGTCCAGCGGTTACGCTCAGCTGGCGCACCACTGAAGGTAGTATTATTCGGCTCTCAAGCCAGGGGAGACACCCACATCGAAAGCGATTTGGACTTGCTGGTTGTAGAAGAATCGGAACTGCCTCGCCATCAGCGATCACCCCGTTATTACAAAGCCCTCGCAGGCATTTTCCCAAGTAAAGATATTACTGTATGGACACCGGCTGAAATTCAAGCATGGTCAGCCGTGCCGAACGCTTTCGTGACGACTGCATTACGAGAAGGCAAAATTTTATATGAAAAACCAGCATGA